In Oryza brachyantha chromosome 2, ObraRS2, whole genome shotgun sequence, a single window of DNA contains:
- the LOC102722556 gene encoding uncharacterized protein LOC102722556 → MSSSSSSSGGGSLALAAATAVAVSGSLVIFLCRAARSATASGETEAEAEAEASLRPCLSSSERRKLEGAKERRRRSERRVRFAADVVDNEGAARPARRLPAGAAEPTCRDAAAERMPANREALYRGMLRDRSSHRVAYSY, encoded by the exons atgtcgtcgtcctcgtcgtcgtcgggtgGCGGGTCGCTCGCGCTCGCGGCGGCCACGGCTGTGGCGGTGTCCGGCTCCCTCGTCATCTTCCTCTGCCGCGCCGcgaggtcggcgacggcgtcgggggagacggaggccgaggccgaggccgaggcTTCCCTGCGCCCCTGCCTCTCCTCCTCAG AGAGGCGGAAGCTGGAGGGGGCCAaggagcggaggcggaggagcgaGAGGCGGGTGcgcttcgccgccgacgtcgtcgaCAATGAGGGCGCCGCTCGCCCGGCCCGGCGGCTCCCGGCGGGGGCGGCCGAGCCCACGTGCAgggacgccgcggcggagcggaTGCCGGCCAACCGGGAGGCCCTCTACCGCGGCATGCTCCGCGACCGCTCCTCCCACAGGGTCGCCTACTCCTACTaa